Part of the Gramella sp. Hel_I_59 genome, GCATTCCCACGAATTTGAATTTTATTCCAAGACCTTCAAAAATCTTCGTAAACAATCGGTAGGAACCCCCGTAAAGATCATTTGTGGAGATGATCTCATCACTTGGTTTAAACAATTTAAGCACTGCATCTATCGCTGCCAGTCCGGAACCAAATGCCAAACCATATTCACCATTTTCAAGACTGGCGAGTGATTTCTCCAATGCCGTCCTGGTCGGGTTTCCACTTCGGGAGTATTCATAACCCTTGTGTTCACCGGGTGAACTTTGAGAATAGGTCGTGGTTTGGTAGATAGGTGGCATCACAGATCCATAAGCTGGATCCACATTGTCCTGTCCTCCATGTATAGTCTTGGTATTGAACTTCAAATTGCAGTATTTTTAATTATGAATAGTGCTCGAATTCGCTCTCGAACATTAGCCTTCCAATGCATGAAAATCGTAGTAAACAAATGTAATCAGCTCGTTGAGCATTCACAAAATTCAATTTACCTTTATACTCTAATTTAACACCCAATAGCCTTGAAAAAAGCAATTCTTTCAGCTTTAATGATCCTGATTCTATTCTCCTGTGCAGATGAGGATAAAAAAGAAGAAATAGAAATCCTGGAATTTAAGCAGGAAACCGTTGAGAACAGTTATAAGGATTGTGATCCTGAGAATGGCGATTGCACTTTTATAAGTCTCAGCTACCCGGTCGCAAATAATGATGGAAAGACTTCAAAAAAGATCAATTTAGAGGTAGAAAGCTTCCTCCAGAACACTGTGGATTTCACGGAGGCTGATAGCATACAATCTCCCCGGAAACTGGTAGATCAATTTTTGCAAAATTATGAAAGAACCGCGACCGACTTTCCCGATTACGAGATTCCATGGGAAGCTACGATCCTCGGAAAAGTAATTCAGCAGAACGAAGAGCTGGTTTCCATGGAATTTACTACAGATATGTTTACCGGTGGAGCACATGGCTACAATAGTGTGAGTTACCTCAATTTTGATGCTGAAACGGGCAAGTTATTAGTCGTAGAAGACCTATTTTCTTCGGAATTTACCAAAAAAGCAGAGCAGGATTTTCGTGTGAAACAGAACATTCCTGAAGGTGCGAGCATTAATAACACGGGGTTCTTTTTTGAAAATGAAAAGTTTCACCTTCCGGCTAATATTGGGATCTATCCAGGAAAGATCGTATTGCATTACAACGCTTATGAGATCGCTCCGTATTCCGCAGGAAGCTTCAGAATGACTTATTCCAGAGCAGAAATTTCAGAATATCTAAAGACTGAAGAAACTTTAGAGGAATAAAATACCTGTCACCTGAATTCGCTTCAATTTAAATTACTCGCTACTCGCATTTTCAAAATTAGCGGACTTCCATAAATAATAGGAAACCACTGCAGGCCAGATCACCAGTAGGCTACAAATAAATCGCTCGTAAGCTCCGTTGATATCATCGGGCATTAATGGCAAAAGTGGCGCCAGAAGGAGCCATAATACTCCAACCCATATCGTGAACTTTCTCAGAAAAGGTTTTAAGGATTTTATATAGGGATAAACCAGAATATGAAGGATCAAAAATAGTCCGGCAAGGATATAGACCAATTTTCGATGGATCTTTTCTCCTGGACGTCCCGCATATTGATTATGTTCTGCGATCATCATCAGATCTGCGCCAATAAGAACCAGGACCACCAGACCGATCAACCACCTTACATTATTCTTTTTCCAGGTGAAAAGTCCGATTGCCAGTGCAACATAGCCCATCGCAAGAAAGTCCAGACCCAGATCCTGTATCCAGCCATATTTACCAATGGCCAGCATACTTATGGTGTTTTTAAAGGATTGTGCTCTTCATGAAGAATGATGCCAATAATATCTGCTGCTATGACCGCGAAGCAACCAAAAAGGCATAGTACTGCCGAGAGTTTATAGATCGTAGATGTCTTCAAACTTTATGAATTTTGACTCTATTAAATGATAGTTAGGAATTCAAATTAAGATTTTTTGACGTTTTTTAAGCGTAAATCTTCGGAATCTAATTAATATTTCTGTTTTTTCTGAAGATTAAGGATGGCGTAGAATATATGTTTTCCCGACAAAATATTCGTTCTTTGCATTTTGCGAAAACTCTCAGTTATGAAAAAAGTCTACCATCTTTCCACCTGTGATACCTGTAAACGAATCTTGAAGGAGCTGGACCTTCCAGATGATTTTGAACTTCAGGACATCAAGACCGAAGCTATTTCTAAGGAACAATTGGAACAAATGCATGTATTGGCCGGATCTTATGAGAGTCTTTTCAGTAAAAGGGCGAGGTTGTATAAAGAGCGTGATCTAAAAAATAAGTCTTTAGAGGAACCTGATTATAAGGAACTTATTCTGGAGCATTATACATTCCTGAAGCGACCGGTGATCATTAACGAAGACAAGATTTTTATTGGGAATTCTAAAAAGACCGTGGAAGCTGCAAAAAGTTCAGTACATGGATAACACCAGATTATTAGCCATTCTGGCCGCTATTGGAGCGAGCACCATTTACGGGATCAATCATACCCTTGCCAAAGGTTTAATGCCTTTGTATATCGAGCCTTTCGGTTTTATATTACTTCGAGTGACCGGTGCAGCGATCCTTTTCTGGTCTATAAGTATTTTTGCTCCAAAGGAAAAGATCGCCACTTCCGACTGGCCACGTATTATTGGCTGTGCTATTTTTGGGATGGTTATCAATATGCTGTTCTTTTTTAAAGGACTCAGCCTTTCAACACCTATTAATAGTTCGGTTATCATCACTTTATCGCCAGTAATGGTTTTGATTCTTGCGTCTATCCTGATAAAAGAGCGCATCACTTTATTAAAAACTATTGGGATCATTATAGGAATGGCCGGTGCGCTAGTGTTGGTGCTTTTTAGCTCAGACCAGAACCAGAATGCTCCGAACATCCCGCTTGGAAATGTACTCTTTATCGTCAATGCCTTTTCCTATGGTCTATATCTCATTCTCGTAAAACCGCTTACTAAGAAATATCATGCGATTACTTTGATGAAGTGGCTATTCTTAATCGCTGTATTTATCAATCTTCCCATCACTTATACTGAATTTGTTGCTGTAGATTGGAGTAATTTACCATTTGACGCAATCTGGAAAATGGGCTACGTGGTTCTTGGAACAACTTTTATGACCTATTTACTGAACATTTATGCGCTGAAGCAGCTTTCAGCATCTACCATAAGTGCATTTATATACCTGCAACCACTTATCGCGATCACTTTTGCGATCATGGTTGGTGCAGATTCCCTGAACTGGACTAAAGGTATTGCGGCTACACTGGTATTCGTTGGTGTGTATATGGTAAGTATGAAAAAGACAAAAGTAAAGGCCTGATATTATAGAGTAATTCTACAATACAGACCTTTCTATAAAACTTGATTCTGCTTATAGTTTAGCCAGCTCCTCGCTGCTTAAATTATCTGGTCGTTTCCCGTATTTACGGGTATCTTCCTTGGTGAGAGTTCTAAATTCTTTAGTTTTTGGTGTACTGTCCAACTGCTTGAAAAGCTCTTCCGGCAGGGTGGTAAGTTTGCGTTCTTCCAGGTCTATCCACGATCCCATCATCTCACAAGTTGCACAATTCCTACCCTTGTGATCATAGATCTTATGAATAAATTCAAAGTACATCCCATCTTCAGAAAGTCCGTTTAACTCAAGACTCACTGTTACCGGTTCACCTGCAAATATCTCTTTGAAATAATATATATGCTCATAAAATACGATAGGTCCCAGATTGTAATGAGCGAGTTGCTTTTGACCAAAACCATTTTCCATCAAAAAGCCCATTCTTGTATGGCTCATAAAATTTATATATGCAGAATTGGCAAGGTGCCTGTTCGCATCAAGGTCGCTCCATCGTATCTCGAATTTCTTAGTATACATGATCTTACTTTTATTCAAAACTACCAATAAATAGTATGCATGCATAACAAATTTTACCTAAGTTTATATTAAATTAGATACATGCCGCTTCTCTCAAGCAACTATCATCCTACTGGAATTTTCAAAAATGCAGACGCTTCAACCATTTACGCTGGGAAACTCAGGAAGGTAGATCTAAGCTATACCAGGGAACGTATCACTATTAGTGACGGAGATTTTATAGATCTGGACTGGAGCAAAAGCAAAGAAGATTCAGAAATGCTGGTGATCCTGCTTCATGGTTTAGCAGGTAGTGCAGATAGACCCTATATGCAGGGAATGGCGCTTGCCTTCAATAACCTGCAATGGGATTCCGTAGCCATGAACTTTAGGGGATGTAGTGAAGAAATGAACAGGTTTTTTCAAAGTTATCATGCCGGTGCAAGCGATGATCTGGCGGAAGTGATAACCCATGTATTATCTCTGAAAAAATATAAGAAAATCGCTCTGGTAGGATTTAGCCTTGGAGGAAATTTACTCATGAAATACCTGGGTGAACAGCGCAGCAGACCTAAGGAAATCATTGGCGCTGCGGGAGTTTCTGTTCCATGTGACCTTGCAGGATCACTGGGAGCGATCAATAGAATGCGAAATTTTATTTATAGTAAGAGATTCGAGATCAATTTAAAGCAGCACCTGAACAAACGTGCAGAACTGTTTCCGGATCATCTCGATAAAAGTAAGGTAGCTTCCTGTAATTCTCTTCGGGATATTGATGAACTCTATACTTCCAGAGCTCATGGCTACAAAAATGCCGATGACTACTATGCTCAGGCGAGTGCCCAAAATTTTCTGGAGGATATAGAAGTCCCCACTTTATTGATAAGTGCTAAGAATGATAGTTTTCTATCTCCAGGTTGTTATCCTGAAGAAGTTGCAGAAAATTCAGAAAATATACATCTCGAGATGCCTGCTTTTGGTGGCCATGTAGGCTTTGTAACCAGAACCAATGTTTATTATCATGAAAAAAGGGTCACGGAGTTTATTAGTTCTCTTTTAGATTAGACTGCATCTACCGGGCATACAATTGTACATGCTATAGAATTGATTATCTTTGCGCAAGCTTTTAAAATTCAGGCATGATCCAATCGATGACAGGCTTTGGGAAGAGCGTTACACAAATTCCCGCCAAGAAAATCACTGTTGAACTCAAATCTCTCAACAGTAAGAATTTTGACCTGAATGCCCGCATTCCGTCGCAATACCGTGAAAAGGAACTCGAACTTCGAAATATTATCTCCGATTCTCTTGGTCGCGGTAAAGTAGATCTTTCCATTTATGTGGAATCCACCGCAGAGCAAACCTCTACAAATGTAAATACTGAAGCAGTTAAGATCTATATGGATCAACTTCGGAAGATTGTCGATACCAGTGAAATTGAGCTATTGAAGATGGCGGTAAAAATGCCCGATGCTCTTAAAACTGAACGTGAGGAGATCGATGAAGAGGAATTCATTGTGATCGAAACTGCAGTAAAAGATGCTTTAAAAGAGATCAATAAATTTAGAACAGATGAAGGTGAAGCGCTCGAAAAGGATCTTCAACTTCGTATTAATAATATAAAATCTTTGCTGGACGATGTGATTAGGATCGATCCAGACCGTGTAGAAGCTGTTAGAGAAAGACTTCGGAAGGGTATAGAAGAGATAAAGGAGCAAGCCGATGAAAATCGTTTTGAGCAGGAGATCGTATACTATATCGAAAAATTTGATATTACTGAAGAAAAGGTAAGACTGGATAACCATCTGGATTATTTTCAGAAAACACTGGATTCTTCAGATTCAAATGGACGTAAACTTGCTTTCATCTCCCAGGAAATAGGAAGAGAGATCAATACCATAGGTAGCAAATCAAATTATGCACCAATGCAACAAATGGTGGTGCAAATGAAGGACGAACTTGAAAAGATTAAGGAACAGATCTTAAACGTATTGTAATGGACGATGGTAAATTGATCGTATTTTCAGCTCCTTCAGGATCCGGTAAAACTACTATAGTTAGACATCTACTGAAACATGAGGAATTGAAACTTGATTTTTCAATTTCAGCAACCTCGAGAGAAGCCAGAGGTGAAGAACAACATGGGCAGGACTATTATTTTCTGTCTCTTTCAGATTTTAAACAAAAGATCAAAAACGACGAATTCCTGGAATGGGAAGAAGTCTATCGCGATAATTTCTACGGAACTTTAAAAAGCGAAGTGGAACGAATCTGGGCCAAAGGAAAGCACGTTATTTTTGACATTGACGTGGTTGGCGGCTTGGATATCAAACATATTTATCCAGACAGAACACTCGCAGTATTCGTGAAACCACCAAGTATCGAAGAATTAAAGATCAGGTTAAAAAAGCGCAAGACTGAAAGTGACGATAAGATAAATATGCGCGTAGCGAAAGCTTCTATTGAACTTGCAACCGCACCTCAATTTGATTTTATTATCGAGAACAATCACCTGGGAACTGCTTTGAAAGAAGCTTATAACCTGGTTTCCAATTATGTGGGCGCAGATAATATTAAGGAATGAACAGAAAAGTAGGTTTATTCTTTGGGTCCTTTAATCCTATCCATATTGGTCATTTGATCATCGCCAATCATATGGTAGAACATTCAGACCTTGATGAAGTCTGGCTGGTTGTGACTCCGCATAATCCGCACAAAAAGAAAAGCACCTTACTTGATAATCATCACAGACTCGAAATGGTTTACAGAGCTTGTGAGCATTTCGAAAACCTGAAACCCAGCAATATTGAATATGGTCTTGAACAACCAAATTATACCGTGAATACACTGGCCCACTTACAGGAAAAGTTTCCTACTAATGAGTTCTGTCTGATTATGGGTGAGGATAATTTGAAGAGCTTCCATCGCTGGAAGAATTATGAGGTTATTCTGGAGAATCATCAGTTGTATGTTTATCCCAGAATAGCTGAAGGCATGGTAGTCGAGAGATTTCGAGATCATGCAAAAATAACCAGAGTTGACGCTCCAATTATTGAAATTTCAGCAACCTTTATAAGAAGATCTATTTCCGAAGAAAAAAATGTAACACCTCTGTTACCTGATGATGTCTGGAAATATATTGATGAAATGAATTTCTATAAATAAGTAAAGACTGTTTAAAAATCCATTTTTTGAATATCCTAGTTTGCTGATTGAACCTACTTTTTTCATTGTGGAACTACAAGCATAAGAACGTCGACTGCTCTCAATTTAATATTCTCAGGACTTTTAAACAGTCTTTGAAATCTATCTTTTACTATCCATTGGTGGTATTCTTAGAACCTGACCAGGATAGATCTTATCTGGATCATCCAGCATAGGCTTATTTGCTTCGAAGATCAATGGATACTGGTTTGGATCTCCGTAATGCTTCTTTGAGATCTTACTTAAAGTATCACCTCTTTCTACTGTATGGAAAACAGCTTCAGGCTCTTTATTTTCAACATCCATTCTATCGTCTACCTGTGCAATACCTTCAGAATTACCTACAACCAGTACGATCTTTTCACGGGTTGCCTGATCTAAAGCGGTTCCAGTGATCGTAGCCATATCATCTTCAATATTGATATGAAGATTATCAGCTTTTAGGTTCAGGTCGCGAATAGTCTCTTCCAGATTCCTGGAAACTCTTTCATTTTCCTTCTTCTCTTTTAACTTATTATCTGTTGTACTTACTTCATTGTCCTTCGGCTTATCTGCACCAAAGATCTTTTTTCCTGCATTCTTAATGAACGAAAATAATCCCATTATTTTGATTTATAGTTAGTTATTTAAATGTACAAAAGCCTTGCAGATTCGCTCCTCTTCTGCATCCTAAAGTTTTCTCAAAATTGAAGACATAAAAAAAACCGCTCCTTGCGAAACGGTTTTTTTCAACTAAATAACCAACCAAAAAACTAAGAATGTAAACTTTACAAAACTATATGTAAAGCACAATATTAGAACGACAACACATTTATCAAATTGTACAGCTCCTGAACTTTAATTGTTAATCTTTTGCGCAGTAGGATTACAGCATTCTCAATATTTATGCTGAAATGCCGAACAATTCTTTCAATACCTCTAAAATTGACTATTTTTGGAGAAGAGAATGTAATTATATGGATAAAGCTCCGAGTTTTGGTGTCATTGGTGGAGGTAGCTGGGCAACAGCTATCGTGAAAATGTTATGTGAGAATCTGGATAACGTAAACTGGTATATGCGCAGTGTATATGCTGTGGAACACATTAAGAAGCAGGATCATAATCCCAATTATTTAAGTTCAGTAGAATTTAATAATGATCAGCTTACCCTAAGCAATGATATTAATGAAGTTGTAGAAGCTTCAGAATTCATCATTTTTGCGATCCCTTCCGCTTTTCTGAAAAGAGAACTGGATGCACTAACGATTCCGCTACATGACAAAGTTGTTTTCTCAGCAATTAAAGGCATTGTTCCGGAAACTAGTCTTATCGTTGGGGAACATTTCAATCAGTACTTCGATGTTCCTATGGAATGCATTGGAGTCTTAACCGGACCATGTCATGCTGAAGAAGTAGCCTTGGAGAGACTTTCTTATCTAACAGTTGCCTGCCAGGATGAACAAAAAGCTCAGCTGGTTGCTGGCTATCTTGGAAGTGATTATATCACATGCAAGACTACAGATGATGTTATTGGTACTGAATACGCAGCTGTTTTAAAGAACATTTATGCGATCGCCGCAGGAATTGCTCACGGTCTGGGTTATGGTGATAATTTCCAGAGTGTACTTATGAGTAATGCCATTAGGGAAATGAAGAAGTTTATCAAGAAAGTCCATAAAATGAAGCGTAATATCAACGATAGCGCCTATCTGGGGGACCTTTTGGTGACTGGTTATTCTGTATTTAGTCGTAACCGGATGTTCGGGAATATGATAGGTAAAGGATATACCGTTAAAAGCGCTCAAATGGAGATGAGCATGGTTGCTGAAGGTTATTACGCTACTGAAAGTGCTTATAAGATCAACCAGGAAAAGGGAGCTAAAACACCGATTATCAATGCGGTATATGCCATACTTTACGAGGGTAAGAATCCTAAAAAGGTTTTTAATAAGCTAGTAGACAAATTAGATTAAAATATCAGTATTTTCTTACTTTTGATCTTATAAATCGCTGTTATACAAACTTTTCAGCGATTTATTTGCACTGTTATCATCTTATACAGTACTTTTACCCTACCAAATCATTTTAAACCAAAAATTATCATGAACAAAAAATTACTTTTTCTCGGCTTAGGACTTGGCCTATTCCTAACCGGGTGTGAGACTGATTCTGTTTCGGAAGATATCACGACAGAAACTTCATCAGCAGTAAAAGAATCAAAAACTTCTACAACAAAAATCCATGAGCCTGTTTTTCTACAGGGAATCCACGAACCGGTATTCTTAAAGAACGGGTTCGAAGATTGCGATATTTTTCCTGTCTATGATGGTCCTAAGGATCTGCATGTAGGTAAAGGTGAAGCTATGGACTTTAGTGAACATACACATTTAGAAAACTTGCGTGTAGCTGGTGAACTGAATATTTGTGGTGAGATTGAGACAGAAAAAAATACGGTTATTAGACGTAACGGTGAGATGACAACAGTTGGTCTTGCTATCATAGGATCTGAAGAAGAGCCTAAAGATCTTATCATCAATTATGGTGGTCACTTCAATATCAACGGAGTCCTGATCGTAACTGGAGATTTAATTCTGAACTCTGGAGCTACCTTACAATTCCTGAATGATGACCTTGAAAATAACTGGTTATGGGTAATGGGAGATATTAGAACTGCCGATTATTCCTTTGTTTACGGTATGTACAATACCTATGATGGTGAGGAAGATCATGATCACGACGGTCACGAACACTAGAAAATTCATTATTTCGTTATACTTAAAAAGCCGGCAAATTGCTGGCTTTTTTTATTTTCAGTATTTTCTTATCGGTAGTTTCTTACACTTTATCGAAAAAGCCTGTCGTTCAACCAGTTTCATTTTGAACATAGAGATTAATTGCTATTTTTACCTGCCCAAATACTTTAACTAACCTATTTACCATGAATAAAAGATTATTCGGATTAAGCCTAAGTGCTATCCTATTATTTGCATCCTGCGAAAAGAACAGTATTTCAGACGAACCTTCTCAGGAATCTGATTTCAGTATTGCAGATGCTTCAGAACTTTCCTCTGCGATCAATTTTAACGAAACTGGAGTTATTGGTTTTGCCTCGATTAGCAACAATAGAAATTCCGATGCTTCTACCGTTTTTGGTATCGAGCAGATCGCTTCGCTTGAAGCTCCTGAAGTTGATGGAGTAAAACTAAGAGCTACACACGTAGATGTAAAAGGTGATTTCGCTTATGTTTCTTACAACAAAGAAGGCGCCACATATCTTGGCGCTATTGATGTTGTTGACATCAGCGATAAATATGAGCCTATCCTAATTAGTAGAATAAAAACTGATGTCGCAGACATTAACTCTTTATTTGCAGACGATAACGGCTACCTGGTTTTCACAGGTGCTTCAGCAAAAAATAACCGAGGTGCAGGGATGCGCTCGCTAATGGGATATTTTAATCTTGAAAGAGGAAATCTTCCATCTACTATAGTTAGAGATGCGACTGAATCACGTATTGATTCAAATTACTATCTCGACTTTGGTAATACGGGAAATGCTGGCGTACATATCTTACCATTCGATGAACATGCAATTTCTGTAACCGGAGATGCTGGATCCATCACTCAATTCATGTATCCTGGTGATCTTACTGCATTTGATGGAATTACCACTGAAGAAATTGGAGACCTTAGATATGCTGCAATTCATAATAATACCCTCGCCGTTTTAAGTGGTGTTGACGGACTTATGAATTTTGATTTGACCGATGGTTTTAATCTTACATCTCAAATTAGCACTGCTGCACTAACTGCTGAATCAAAAAGAACGATTGCCTGGTATGGTGATAACATCCTTATTTCTGAAGGTACAGAAGGTGCCGGGATCTATAGTTTTGAAAGTAATTCTAAAGTAAGCAGTCTGCCACTTAAAATGCATCCAGACGCTGCTAGTATCTCTACTGAAGATGCTGTGACTAACGCAGTTTCTACTGATGGGAATTATATATATATGGCTAATGGAGGTGCAGGACTTGATATCTTAAAGCTTGGTGAAGATCTTACTCCACTTGCTGAAGGTATTGCAGAAATTGAAGGTAGTGCAAACTTCGTACAGGCTAAAGGTGAATATATCTACGTTGCTTCTGGAAAAGGTTTGAAAATTCTTCGAATCATTTCTGCGGAAGACGCACCAAATAATAGTCCGGAAGAATTTCTAAGTTGCTCAGATTACGAGGCATTCGATGGGAATAAAAACCTAACCATTACACCTTCTTCTACTGAGTCTTACTCTGGTATTATGAACGTGAAGAATCTTAATGTAAATGGAACGCTTAATTTCTGCGGAACCCTAATGATCGAGAAAAGTGCAAATCTTTCCAGCGGAGGAGAAATGAATGTTTCAGGAGCTATGTATCTTGGTAATAACAGATCTGCTGAAAATCTTACGATCACTTCTGGAAGTACACTTAGAGTAAACGGATTGGTTGAAATTCACGGAGACCTGAATATTCAGAGTAACGGGAAACTGGAATTCGTTGGAGAAGGTTCAAAAATTTATGTTGGAGGAACTGTGAAAGTTCATGATGGTGGTGCTCTTGAAGGGGAATTTGAAGATCTTAATGACAGATTTTAATAAGAATCATATTAATATACAGAACTAAAAAAGCCTCCAAATGGAGGCTTTTTTTTATGCTAGTATCGAGTCATCATTTTGCAAGAATTCCTTTTTCCGGTATTACCGGGAGCTCCACCCGTGCATTTTCCCGAATGCTATTCGCCTTAAAAACAAAAGTCTTCTCGTACATCTTATTATTCTGGAAGAATGTCACCTTAAACTCATTGTTCAGCTTTAGAACATCTTCCTGAAGAAATTCGATCTTGGCGAAATTCTTTGCTGGCAGTACTTCAATTTTATGTCGCATGGTAGAAGTTTCCTTCTTCTTATCAAAACCTCTGGATACGATGAGCGCCATTTCCAAAGCTTCCGAAGAAGCATTGATCAAATAGGCATTCCATTCGTAGGATTCGAATTGTTCGTTCAATACATAGACCGCAGCGAGGTATACCTCTTCTACTTCCGGAATTTCAATATCTTTCCTCAAAATGTATCTTCAGCTTTGTGTTTGATCTTTATCCACAACCAGTATAAGAGTGCTGCCGCAACTGCAAGCAGGATCAATCCTAAAGTCAGTTTGATAACTGCGATCACAAAGGTCACATAAATGATGATTCCCAGGATAATTGCCCCAATGATGAGGATAGCGTATTTTTTCATTATAGTGCAGATTTAAATTGCTCGAGAAATCTTAGGTCATTCTCGTAAAACATCCTGATA contains:
- a CDS encoding DUF3298 and DUF4163 domain-containing protein is translated as MKKAILSALMILILFSCADEDKKEEIEILEFKQETVENSYKDCDPENGDCTFISLSYPVANNDGKTSKKINLEVESFLQNTVDFTEADSIQSPRKLVDQFLQNYERTATDFPDYEIPWEATILGKVIQQNEELVSMEFTTDMFTGGAHGYNSVSYLNFDAETGKLLVVEDLFSSEFTKKAEQDFRVKQNIPEGASINNTGFFFENEKFHLPANIGIYPGKIVLHYNAYEIAPYSAGSFRMTYSRAEISEYLKTEETLEE
- a CDS encoding DUF998 domain-containing protein, yielding MSMLAIGKYGWIQDLGLDFLAMGYVALAIGLFTWKKNNVRWLIGLVVLVLIGADLMMIAEHNQYAGRPGEKIHRKLVYILAGLFLILHILVYPYIKSLKPFLRKFTIWVGVLWLLLAPLLPLMPDDINGAYERFICSLLVIWPAVVSYYLWKSANFENASSE
- a CDS encoding ArsC/Spx/MgsR family protein, translating into MKKVYHLSTCDTCKRILKELDLPDDFELQDIKTEAISKEQLEQMHVLAGSYESLFSKRARLYKERDLKNKSLEEPDYKELILEHYTFLKRPVIINEDKIFIGNSKKTVEAAKSSVHG
- a CDS encoding DMT family transporter; this encodes MDNTRLLAILAAIGASTIYGINHTLAKGLMPLYIEPFGFILLRVTGAAILFWSISIFAPKEKIATSDWPRIIGCAIFGMVINMLFFFKGLSLSTPINSSVIITLSPVMVLILASILIKERITLLKTIGIIIGMAGALVLVLFSSDQNQNAPNIPLGNVLFIVNAFSYGLYLILVKPLTKKYHAITLMKWLFLIAVFINLPITYTEFVAVDWSNLPFDAIWKMGYVVLGTTFMTYLLNIYALKQLSASTISAFIYLQPLIAITFAIMVGADSLNWTKGIAATLVFVGVYMVSMKKTKVKA
- a CDS encoding thioesterase family protein produces the protein MYTKKFEIRWSDLDANRHLANSAYINFMSHTRMGFLMENGFGQKQLAHYNLGPIVFYEHIYYFKEIFAGEPVTVSLELNGLSEDGMYFEFIHKIYDHKGRNCATCEMMGSWIDLEERKLTTLPEELFKQLDSTPKTKEFRTLTKEDTRKYGKRPDNLSSEELAKL
- a CDS encoding alpha/beta fold hydrolase, whose amino-acid sequence is MPLLSSNYHPTGIFKNADASTIYAGKLRKVDLSYTRERITISDGDFIDLDWSKSKEDSEMLVILLHGLAGSADRPYMQGMALAFNNLQWDSVAMNFRGCSEEMNRFFQSYHAGASDDLAEVITHVLSLKKYKKIALVGFSLGGNLLMKYLGEQRSRPKEIIGAAGVSVPCDLAGSLGAINRMRNFIYSKRFEINLKQHLNKRAELFPDHLDKSKVASCNSLRDIDELYTSRAHGYKNADDYYAQASAQNFLEDIEVPTLLISAKNDSFLSPGCYPEEVAENSENIHLEMPAFGGHVGFVTRTNVYYHEKRVTEFISSLLD
- a CDS encoding YicC/YloC family endoribonuclease, which gives rise to MIQSMTGFGKSVTQIPAKKITVELKSLNSKNFDLNARIPSQYREKELELRNIISDSLGRGKVDLSIYVESTAEQTSTNVNTEAVKIYMDQLRKIVDTSEIELLKMAVKMPDALKTEREEIDEEEFIVIETAVKDALKEINKFRTDEGEALEKDLQLRINNIKSLLDDVIRIDPDRVEAVRERLRKGIEEIKEQADENRFEQEIVYYIEKFDITEEKVRLDNHLDYFQKTLDSSDSNGRKLAFISQEIGREINTIGSKSNYAPMQQMVVQMKDELEKIKEQILNVL
- the gmk gene encoding guanylate kinase, with amino-acid sequence MDDGKLIVFSAPSGSGKTTIVRHLLKHEELKLDFSISATSREARGEEQHGQDYYFLSLSDFKQKIKNDEFLEWEEVYRDNFYGTLKSEVERIWAKGKHVIFDIDVVGGLDIKHIYPDRTLAVFVKPPSIEELKIRLKKRKTESDDKINMRVAKASIELATAPQFDFIIENNHLGTALKEAYNLVSNYVGADNIKE
- the nadD gene encoding nicotinate (nicotinamide) nucleotide adenylyltransferase yields the protein MNRKVGLFFGSFNPIHIGHLIIANHMVEHSDLDEVWLVVTPHNPHKKKSTLLDNHHRLEMVYRACEHFENLKPSNIEYGLEQPNYTVNTLAHLQEKFPTNEFCLIMGEDNLKSFHRWKNYEVILENHQLYVYPRIAEGMVVERFRDHAKITRVDAPIIEISATFIRRSISEEKNVTPLLPDDVWKYIDEMNFYK
- the lysM gene encoding peptidoglycan-binding protein LysM; translation: MGLFSFIKNAGKKIFGADKPKDNEVSTTDNKLKEKKENERVSRNLEETIRDLNLKADNLHINIEDDMATITGTALDQATREKIVLVVGNSEGIAQVDDRMDVENKEPEAVFHTVERGDTLSKISKKHYGDPNQYPLIFEANKPMLDDPDKIYPGQVLRIPPMDSKR
- a CDS encoding NAD(P)H-dependent glycerol-3-phosphate dehydrogenase, whose protein sequence is MDKAPSFGVIGGGSWATAIVKMLCENLDNVNWYMRSVYAVEHIKKQDHNPNYLSSVEFNNDQLTLSNDINEVVEASEFIIFAIPSAFLKRELDALTIPLHDKVVFSAIKGIVPETSLIVGEHFNQYFDVPMECIGVLTGPCHAEEVALERLSYLTVACQDEQKAQLVAGYLGSDYITCKTTDDVIGTEYAAVLKNIYAIAAGIAHGLGYGDNFQSVLMSNAIREMKKFIKKVHKMKRNINDSAYLGDLLVTGYSVFSRNRMFGNMIGKGYTVKSAQMEMSMVAEGYYATESAYKINQEKGAKTPIINAVYAILYEGKNPKKVFNKLVDKLD